A single region of the Longimicrobium sp. genome encodes:
- a CDS encoding TIGR02677 family protein has protein sequence MDARERLLVDDLLMRRVDEASYLVAANAALYRPIVRLFHQRYESGETGWLWPGEVAAFIRQHHPHYPAYADEECEGHLKQLEAWGVLASEHDVNQARTIEEFVRAARRYQITETARVIEEMLIRLGSHDGSRGSLDTTRLTRLRDALFELGRVLAELDPARAPHEALRQVEGLWNAADDARRELREQALRYMRELEHDRMPTAADLVVFLQYKRMLRDYLDEFALGLKDFVERTRDLFDDWAAAGLDARLAAALARNERERKGDLRPEEEVVAGFDSQIRSLRGFSARGGDAEILHARTTARVRALVEQIERVVTERRNALNRSRDLRLLAQAFRRAGSDDDAHRLAAAAFGWGTPRHMRAYSADAVRDLDPEASVWLQPPWDVELHPRVRGNPNFRAVTRMEDRSVERAELRARVLEQKRAEERFWDSVFHDGELVLDGLTLRSGADRSRVVRLVRDCLRSPDRHVRLTDGSRVEILPPEDLRSIAEITAPDGLLYLRAFRLRRTEAAR, from the coding sequence ATGGACGCACGCGAACGCCTGCTCGTCGACGACCTGCTGATGCGCCGGGTGGACGAGGCAAGCTACCTCGTGGCCGCCAATGCGGCGCTCTATCGGCCCATCGTCCGCCTCTTCCACCAGCGCTACGAATCCGGCGAAACGGGATGGCTGTGGCCGGGCGAGGTGGCCGCGTTCATCCGTCAGCACCATCCGCACTACCCGGCGTACGCCGACGAGGAGTGCGAGGGCCACCTCAAGCAGCTGGAGGCGTGGGGGGTGCTCGCTTCGGAGCACGACGTCAACCAGGCGCGCACCATCGAGGAATTCGTGCGTGCGGCGCGGCGGTACCAGATCACCGAGACGGCCCGGGTGATCGAGGAAATGCTCATCCGGCTGGGCAGCCACGACGGCTCACGCGGCTCGCTGGACACCACGCGGCTCACCCGGCTGCGCGATGCCCTTTTCGAGCTGGGCCGCGTACTGGCGGAGCTGGACCCCGCGCGCGCCCCGCACGAGGCGCTTCGGCAGGTGGAGGGGCTGTGGAACGCGGCCGACGACGCGCGCCGCGAGCTGCGGGAGCAGGCCCTGCGCTACATGCGCGAGCTGGAGCACGACCGCATGCCCACGGCGGCGGACCTGGTGGTGTTTCTGCAGTACAAGCGGATGCTGCGCGACTACCTGGACGAGTTCGCGCTGGGGCTCAAGGACTTCGTGGAGCGCACCCGCGACCTCTTCGACGACTGGGCCGCGGCCGGGCTCGATGCGCGCCTGGCCGCCGCGCTCGCCCGCAACGAGCGGGAGCGGAAGGGCGACCTGCGGCCGGAGGAGGAAGTCGTTGCCGGTTTCGACAGCCAGATCCGCTCTCTCCGCGGCTTCAGCGCCCGCGGCGGCGACGCGGAGATCCTGCACGCCCGGACCACCGCCCGCGTCCGCGCCCTGGTGGAGCAGATCGAGCGCGTGGTCACCGAGCGGCGGAACGCCCTGAACCGCTCGCGCGACCTGCGCCTCCTGGCCCAGGCCTTCCGCCGCGCGGGCAGCGACGACGACGCGCACCGCCTGGCCGCGGCGGCGTTCGGCTGGGGCACGCCCCGCCACATGCGCGCCTACAGCGCCGACGCGGTGCGCGACCTGGACCCGGAAGCCTCCGTCTGGCTGCAGCCGCCGTGGGATGTGGAGCTGCATCCCCGCGTGCGCGGCAACCCCAACTTCCGCGCGGTCACGCGCATGGAAGACCGCAGCGTGGAGCGTGCGGAGCTGCGCGCCCGCGTGCTGGAGCAGAAGCGGGCGGAAGAACGCTTCTGGGATTCCGTTTTCCACGATGGCGAGCTGGTGCTGGACGGCCTCACGCTGCGCTCCGGCGCCGACCGCTCGCGCGTGGTGCGCCTGGTGCGCGACTGCCTGCGCTCGCCAGACCGGCACGTACGCCTGACGGACGGCTCGCGCGTGGAAATCC
- a CDS encoding S8 family peptidase — protein sequence MQRTYLTAPGDLVTLDVDRTRLAVRFHEPAPQTMRLELIDHAPRMSTDWRYEIPGEKYTIFPVAPSGPGRPKAAAAAARDLRKTGSVARVAPVFRAGDGRITALDRVVVQFRRSARGPVKHLEALGYEVVDQHATEYLVRLRPADDPLAVASELAMHPDVVYAEPDFVEFRPVLEPGPAEPAASLVAGRDPQAGSQWARPHTRLDAALKLLRGGAGSPEVRIAILDSGVDYQHPDLQSAIAANCDATLQPPAENPQSGDYHGTACAGLAAAIPFNDQGIRGFGGGCSVLNVRIFHSAGNPRQWVMSSYAMARGIDWAVRNGADVLSLSWETTHPRKCVARAIEQALAEGRGGKGCVVVAGTGNDTPESPRGVKFPAVLPGVVAVGASDKSGLRVTHERNGTSWSSATGPQTALAAPGLSHVTTDIREKKGRNTLPSPGGDYLDDFDGTSSATAIVAGAAGLVLSANPSLTASQVCDLLCTTTGSEPPGPRAHSEETGFGVINIASAVEEALKLSPA from the coding sequence ATGCAGCGCACGTACTTGACGGCCCCCGGGGATCTGGTCACCCTCGACGTAGACCGGACGCGGCTTGCCGTGCGCTTTCACGAGCCGGCTCCGCAGACGATGCGGCTCGAGCTGATCGACCATGCACCCCGCATGAGCACCGACTGGCGCTATGAGATCCCTGGGGAAAAGTACACGATCTTCCCGGTGGCGCCGTCGGGCCCCGGCCGCCCGAAAGCCGCCGCGGCCGCGGCCAGGGATCTGAGGAAAACCGGTTCCGTTGCGCGGGTCGCCCCGGTTTTTCGCGCGGGTGACGGCCGGATCACCGCATTGGACAGGGTGGTCGTACAATTCCGGCGTAGCGCGCGCGGGCCGGTGAAGCACCTGGAAGCGCTCGGCTACGAGGTGGTGGACCAGCACGCGACCGAATACCTCGTGCGGCTGCGGCCGGCCGACGACCCGCTGGCCGTGGCCAGCGAGCTGGCGATGCACCCCGACGTGGTGTACGCCGAACCCGATTTCGTGGAGTTTCGGCCCGTGCTGGAGCCGGGCCCCGCCGAGCCGGCTGCTTCCCTGGTGGCGGGGCGCGATCCGCAGGCCGGCTCACAGTGGGCCCGGCCGCATACCCGGCTGGACGCCGCGTTGAAGCTCCTGCGGGGGGGTGCGGGAAGTCCGGAGGTGCGAATCGCGATACTCGATTCGGGAGTGGACTACCAGCACCCCGACCTCCAATCGGCCATCGCGGCCAATTGCGACGCTACGCTCCAGCCCCCGGCGGAAAACCCGCAGTCCGGTGACTATCATGGGACGGCCTGTGCCGGTCTGGCCGCCGCGATCCCGTTCAACGATCAGGGGATTCGCGGCTTCGGCGGGGGCTGCTCCGTGCTGAACGTCAGGATTTTCCACTCCGCGGGCAATCCTCGCCAGTGGGTGATGTCCAGCTACGCCATGGCCCGGGGAATCGACTGGGCGGTCCGGAACGGAGCGGACGTGCTGAGCTTGAGCTGGGAGACCACTCACCCGCGAAAATGCGTGGCGCGGGCCATCGAACAGGCGCTCGCGGAGGGACGCGGCGGCAAAGGGTGCGTGGTGGTTGCCGGAACGGGGAACGACACGCCCGAAAGCCCTCGCGGCGTCAAATTTCCCGCGGTTCTGCCCGGTGTCGTCGCCGTCGGCGCGAGCGACAAATCGGGCCTCAGGGTTACGCATGAGCGCAACGGGACGAGCTGGTCGTCCGCGACGGGCCCTCAGACGGCCCTTGCCGCTCCCGGGCTGAGCCACGTCACCACCGACATCCGCGAGAAGAAAGGCAGGAACACGCTCCCTTCTCCGGGCGGGGACTACCTGGACGATTTCGACGGCACCTCGTCCGCGACCGCGATCGTGGCAGGGGCCGCCGGGCTGGTCCTCTCGGCCAACCCGTCCCTCACCGCGTCGCAGGTGTGCGATCTCCTGTGTACCACGACGGGCTCCGAACCTCCGGGGCCCCGCGCCCACAGCGAGGAGACCGGGTTCGGGGTCATCAACATTGCCTCCGCCGTGGAAGAGGCATTGAAGCTGAGCCCGGCGTAG